Below is a genomic region from Microbulbifer sp. ALW1.
TTCTCGACACGGTACGGCAAGACCAGGTGCTGGAAGACAGTCTCGGGCTCTTCGCAGTCAACCAGACCCAGTGGAGCGATACCCTGCGCAGCTATCTGGGGCTGCGCTACGACCATTACGATTTCGATGTAGACGCCGGGCTTGCCGCCAATAGCGGGCAGCGCAGTGATGGCAAACCCTCCCTCAAGGCCAGTCTCGCCTGGCAGCCGTGGCCGGTATCCGAGTTCTACCTGAGCTACGGCCAGGGGCTGCATTCCAATGATGCCCGCGGCACGGTCATTCGCACAGATCCGCTGACGGAGGAGCCGGTGGAGAGGGTGGACCCGCTGGTGGAGTCCCGCGGCAGTGAGCTGGGCTCCCGGCTGTTTATCACTGATCAGCTGCACGCGACTCTGGCCCTGTGGCAATTGCATCTCGATTCCGAGCTGCTGTTTGTGGGCGATGCCGGTAACACCGAGGCCAGCCGTCCCAGCGAGCGCCAGGGTGTGGAGGCGGGGATCTACTGGTTCGCCTCGGAGAGTATCAGCGGTGAGCTGGAAGTCTCCTATACCGAAGCGGGCTTCCGTGATGCCGACCCGTCGGGGGATGAAATCCCCGGTGCCATTCCCCTGGTGGCCAGTGCCGCGCTCAATTACAGCGGCGACAATGGCTGGTTCGCCTCCCTGCACCTGCGCCACTTCGGTGCCTATCCCCTGATCGAAGACGGCAGCGTGGAGTCCGGCGGCTCTTCGCTGGTGAATCTGCGCATGGGCCGGGATATCCAGAGCTGGCGCCTGCAGCTGGATCTACTGAATGCCCTCGATTCCCGCGATCACGATGTGGATTACTTCTATGCCTCGCGCCTCCCCGGTGAGGGTGTCGATGGGGTGGAGGATATCCACTACCACATTTTCGAACCGCGTACCCTGCGTGCCTCTCTGCGCTACCGCTTCTAACCCGGGGCGGGAGCAAGGAGCAAGGAGCAAGGATAGGAGCAGGGAGTAAATAGTCGTGAAGCTGCTGGCCATTCTCGCCGATCCCCGCGATAGCGACCGCGTCGCCGCCATTGCCGAAGCCCGCGAGGCGGAAGAATTCCGCATTGAGGGCCCGGTGCAGAGTGGCCACCAGGCGATGCGCCTGCTCACCAGTGACGACAAGGTGCAATTGTTCCTCGACGACCTGGCGCCCCTGATTGAGGGAGTGCAGGGGGCGCGGGTGTTGGTGATCCCGGTGGAAGTCTCCCTGCCCAAGCAGAGCGACGAGGAGCGCAAGAAAGAGGATGCCGCGCTGGCAGCGCGCGAGGCGCTTTACGCCAGCGCCGAGAAAAGCGCGCGCCTGGATCGGGATTATCTGGTGCTGGTGGTGCTCTCTACCCTGGTGGCGGCCATCGGCATGCTGGAAGACAACGTGGCGGCGGTGATCGGTGCCATGGTGATTGCCCCGCTGCTGGGGCCGAATATGGCTTTCGGGCTCGGCACCGCCCTCGCAGACACCGCCTTGATGCGCAGTGCCCTGGTCACCCTGGTGGCGGGGCTACTGGTGGCGGTGGCGCTATCGGTAGTGATTGGCCTGCTGTGGCCCTGGAGTACCCTGAGCGGTGAGCTGCTGTCCCGCACCAATGTGGGCTGGGACTCGGTGGCACTGGCGCTGGCCTCCGGCGCCGCCGCGGCGCTCTCGATGACCTCTGGGTTGTCCAGTGTGCTGGTCGGGGTGATGGTGGCGGTGGCGCTGCTGCCACCGGCCGCCACCTTCGGCATGATGGTGGGATCCGGCAAATGGCAGCTGGCGCTGGGTGCGGGCCTGCTACTGGCGGTGAACATCGTGTGCGTCAACCTGGCCTGCAAGCTGGTGTTTGTGATGAAAGGGATAGAGCCTCGCACCTGGTGGCAAAAGAAGTCTGCACACAAGGCGATGAAAATCTATATCGGGGTGTGGGTCTGTTCCCTGCTGCTGTTAATGGGAGCGATTTACCTGCGCAATCAGTTCAACCTGCAGTAGCCCTCCAGTAGCCCTCAGTCGCGCGCAATTTCTGCATCCAGCCGCGCCAGCAGCTGTTCCGCCCAGCCAATCCACGCCTTCTCCGTCTCTATACCCAGCAGCAGCGGCTGATGGGATATCCACAGCTTCTGCTGCTGTTCTGGTGGGCGCCGGTAGAAGCGCGCGTTCTGCGCCTCGTAGGTGGCTAGCTTGTCGCGGTGCTCATCGAGGTGGCGCTGCAGCTCCGCGCGCATCTGCGTCGGGGGCAAATGGTGACCGGCGAACACCTGAATCAGGAAAGGATCGCGGATCTTCTGCGGCGCGGCGGGTTTGGCGGCACAGGCTTCCAGCGCGGCCTGCCCTGCGTTCGTCAGGCTGTACACCTTTTTGTCCGGGCGCCCGTCCTGGGGTTCCTCCACACAATCCAGCAGGCCTTCCCCGTGCAGCTTGTGCAGCTCGCGGTACATCTGCTGGTGGCTGGCGCTCCAGAAGTGATTGACGCTGCGCTCGAAGCGGCGCTTCAGGTCGTAGCCACTGCCGGGTTCGATATCCAGCAGGCTCAGCACGGCAAATCTCAGTGACATGGGCGGGTGTACGGGTGGTCGGCTGTTGATTGAGGGGGTAAAAGTTGCCTGAAGTATGCGCGAAGTTGCATAGGTCGGGGCAGTGTACTGCGTATGGCAGCTACTGGCACTGAATGTCGCTATGAGGAATTGACGGATTTTCGGATTTTTGTCGGATGGGTGTCTTGTCTATCTAGGTGTATTTAGGATGTTTATTGTGGATATAACGAAAAGTTAATATTGAGGGCCTAGTATTTACGTCTGCGGTGGATATAATCGCCGTCGCCATCAAAAGTGGTTGAATAATATCCAACAGCAGTCATTCCGGCGGGTTATCCTCCCGTCGAATACCGGGTTTTAAGTCATCATGTCGCCGCAATCCCTGTCTCAAGCCACCGAGGCCATCCCCGTCTCCCCACCGGTACTGGTGCTGGAGGATGAGCAGCCGGTAGAGACAACACAGTCTACCAATACCGAGCTGAACAAGCAGTGCAACCGGCGCACCCGCCGGGACGAATGGCTGCTGGATGTGTTTGCCATGAACAGCTTCTCCTGGGCGATCGCGATCCCCATCGAGCTGTTGCTGGCGGGAATGAGCTGGAGCGAGCATCTGAAGGTCCGCTTGCTGGCGGTGGTATTCAACACCCTGATCGCACGCCCTTTCAGTATCTATCGCAATTGGGTAGTGGCGCGCTTTGGCCGCGGTAGTGGCCTGCACAACTACGCAGTGGATACCTTTGTGTTCCTCAGCTTCCAGCTGCCCCTGTACACCCTGAACATGATTCTTGGCGGTGCCTCCGCGATTGAAATTGCGACCGCGTGTGGCACTTTCGTATTGATCGCCGGTGCCTTGGGCCGCCCCTACGGTTTATACCTCGACTGCCTGCGCCGCCTGTGGCTGAATAGGCGGCCGGCGGCGGACAGCGCTACCGCCGGATAAACAGCGATCGACTCTGGAGGCGGGTTCTCCCGGCTGGCATTGAATAATAAAGATATACAGAACAATGGTATTGAGACCGGTGGCGGCGCCATCGGTGTGATTGCCGGCACCGCGACGGATACCCGTTTCGGGCTCGAATTTCTCGCCGACCGCCAGGTGGCGGGCATTGGCCTAGCCATTTCCGGTTCCCCCCAGGCCCAGACCCAGTTACAGGCCCTGGGCCGCGCCGAGCTGACCAAGCTGCTGATCCAGGCGATTACACGCCTGCAGGCGGCGGGTGCCGGCGCTGCCATGATCTACTGCAACTCCCTGTCCGGGGCGGTGGATATGGTTGCGGTCAGGGCGGCCTCGGCCATCCCGGTCATCTCCCCCCTCGATGTGTACGCCGAGCTCACCCAGCGCTATCGCAACTTCGGCCTGCTGGCGGCCAACTGCCAGAGTTGCGCCAATATCGAGCGCGAAATCCTCGCCGGCAATCCCTCCGCCAAGGTAATTGGTATCGGCAACCTGCAGATTGTGGAGGATATCGAAGACGGTATGCCCGCGGAGATGATCGTCCATCAGCACGCCCTCGACGACCTGGCCGCCGCCCTGGTGAAAAGCGGGGTGCAGATCCTGATCCTCGGGTGCACCCACTTCGACTACTTCTACCGCGAGTTGCTTTCGCACTGCGACGGTATCCGGCTGTTCCTGCCCTCGGAACGCATGCTGGCGATACTGCAGGAGCGTTTGCCGCAGGCGGCTTGAACATCCACGCTCTCCACGTTATACGTGTCGCATACTTGACCTGAAGGCTCAGGATCAATATAAGTGGCGCCACAGTACAGGTTTCCGTCGCAAATAGGATTTTTGGCGTAAAATGGGCTTGTACAGGCGGGATCTATGCATTATCTAACAACTTGATGCATAGTTCTGGCTGATACGTTTTCCCTGTCTGGTGCGTCTTAACGGACAGGTAAGAAACCCGAAATAAATGCAATAAACGCAAACTTCGGGCCGGGTTGCAGGATTAACCCGTCATTTTCAGTGGTTACAAGGATGAGTATGACCAT
It encodes:
- a CDS encoding aspartate/glutamate racemase family protein, producing MNNKDIQNNGIETGGGAIGVIAGTATDTRFGLEFLADRQVAGIGLAISGSPQAQTQLQALGRAELTKLLIQAITRLQAAGAGAAMIYCNSLSGAVDMVAVRAASAIPVISPLDVYAELTQRYRNFGLLAANCQSCANIEREILAGNPSAKVIGIGNLQIVEDIEDGMPAEMIVHQHALDDLAAALVKSGVQILILGCTHFDYFYRELLSHCDGIRLFLPSERMLAILQERLPQAA
- a CDS encoding TIGR00341 family protein: MKLLAILADPRDSDRVAAIAEAREAEEFRIEGPVQSGHQAMRLLTSDDKVQLFLDDLAPLIEGVQGARVLVIPVEVSLPKQSDEERKKEDAALAAREALYASAEKSARLDRDYLVLVVLSTLVAAIGMLEDNVAAVIGAMVIAPLLGPNMAFGLGTALADTALMRSALVTLVAGLLVAVALSVVIGLLWPWSTLSGELLSRTNVGWDSVALALASGAAAALSMTSGLSSVLVGVMVAVALLPPAATFGMMVGSGKWQLALGAGLLLAVNIVCVNLACKLVFVMKGIEPRTWWQKKSAHKAMKIYIGVWVCSLLLLMGAIYLRNQFNLQ
- the alaE gene encoding L-alanine exporter AlaE — translated: MSPQSLSQATEAIPVSPPVLVLEDEQPVETTQSTNTELNKQCNRRTRRDEWLLDVFAMNSFSWAIAIPIELLLAGMSWSEHLKVRLLAVVFNTLIARPFSIYRNWVVARFGRGSGLHNYAVDTFVFLSFQLPLYTLNMILGGASAIEIATACGTFVLIAGALGRPYGLYLDCLRRLWLNRRPAADSATAG
- a CDS encoding PadR family transcriptional regulator, producing the protein MSLRFAVLSLLDIEPGSGYDLKRRFERSVNHFWSASHQQMYRELHKLHGEGLLDCVEEPQDGRPDKKVYSLTNAGQAALEACAAKPAAPQKIRDPFLIQVFAGHHLPPTQMRAELQRHLDEHRDKLATYEAQNARFYRRPPEQQQKLWISHQPLLLGIETEKAWIGWAEQLLARLDAEIARD